A stretch of Calditrichota bacterium DNA encodes these proteins:
- a CDS encoding sigma-54-dependent Fis family transcriptional regulator gives MTPRLLVIDDDQNHREGLVLLLQAHKFTVDQADGAKPAMELIYKNHYDLVITDFKMQDIDGMELLKMINDYDPLQKVIMITGFSSIEHAVEAIHLGAIDYIPKPVDPVKLKQIIDRLLQTPAIEKEIAVPERFVHFGEIIGKSRPIKNVVKKINEIANIDVPVLVYGESGTGKELVARAIHKASSRKNEPFIAVNTGAIPKDLISSELFGHVKGAFTGAIDNKKGKFEEADGGTLFLDEISSMSEQVQISLLRVLENHKIDRVGGAREIDINVRIVAATNENMEDMIAAGKFREDLYYRLNVYNIELPPLRERNEDIPLINNYFLEKFNREYGKTVNSIDEEATDILKKYSWPGNVRELRNILLRSMISAKDVIHKKDLPESVRKGVLPGQEIRFPAGTPLPEIERKSIIKTLLMAKGNKLKAAEMLGISRRSLYNKLEDYEIKDEEFS, from the coding sequence ATGACCCCACGATTACTTGTTATTGATGATGACCAAAACCACCGCGAAGGATTAGTCCTTCTTCTTCAGGCTCACAAATTTACTGTTGATCAGGCTGATGGTGCCAAGCCTGCAATGGAGCTAATCTATAAAAACCATTATGATTTGGTAATTACAGATTTTAAGATGCAGGATATTGACGGCATGGAACTGTTGAAAATGATCAATGATTACGATCCATTACAGAAAGTTATCATGATTACCGGCTTTAGCTCAATAGAGCATGCGGTAGAGGCAATTCATCTTGGTGCGATTGATTATATTCCTAAGCCTGTCGATCCGGTTAAATTAAAACAAATTATTGATCGTTTATTACAAACACCTGCAATTGAAAAAGAAATAGCTGTCCCGGAAAGGTTTGTACATTTTGGCGAAATAATTGGTAAATCACGCCCTATAAAAAATGTTGTTAAGAAAATAAATGAAATCGCCAATATCGATGTTCCAGTTTTGGTTTACGGAGAAAGCGGTACTGGGAAAGAGTTGGTGGCCCGGGCGATTCACAAGGCTTCATCCCGAAAAAATGAACCTTTTATCGCAGTTAACACCGGTGCAATCCCAAAAGACCTGATCAGCTCAGAACTGTTTGGACATGTTAAAGGTGCATTTACCGGTGCTATCGATAATAAAAAAGGGAAGTTTGAAGAGGCAGACGGTGGCACTTTATTTTTGGATGAGATCAGTTCTATGAGCGAGCAGGTTCAAATCTCATTATTAAGAGTTTTGGAAAACCATAAAATTGATCGGGTTGGTGGCGCACGAGAGATCGATATCAATGTTCGGATTGTTGCGGCAACAAACGAAAATATGGAAGATATGATCGCCGCAGGAAAATTCCGTGAAGATTTATATTACCGCCTGAATGTATATAACATTGAGCTGCCACCCTTAAGGGAACGCAACGAAGATATACCATTAATCAACAATTATTTTCTTGAAAAATTTAACAGGGAATATGGAAAAACAGTTAATTCCATTGATGAAGAAGCAACAGATATCCTGAAAAAATATTCCTGGCCTGGAAACGTGCGCGAGCTACGAAATATTCTGTTACGTTCGATGATATCCGCCAAAGATGTTATTCATAAAAAGGATTTGCCTGAATCAGTTCGAAAAGGTGTTTTACCTGGGCAGGAAATTCGTTTTCCGGCTGGAACACCTCTTCCGGAAATAGAACGTAAGTCAATTATCAAAACATTATTGATGGCAAAAGGAAACAAGCTAAAAGCAGCCGAAATGCTTGGGATTTCCCGGCGTTCGCTTTATAATAAATTAGAAGATTATGAAATAAAAGATGAAGAATTCAGCTAA
- the ribD gene encoding bifunctional diaminohydroxyphosphoribosylaminopyrimidine deaminase/5-amino-6-(5-phosphoribosylamino)uracil reductase RibD, whose protein sequence is MDKYNQYIQRCFELAKNGRSKVSPNPLVGAVIVKDGRIISEGFHAHFGGLHAEAMAIKTAKESLVGATLFCNLEPCCHTNKKTPPCLPLVINSGIKRVVLSNSDPNPNVSGKSIKQMRDAGIEVVENILKNEGQELNRFFFKHILESKPWVTLKIAQTLNGMISKNKGAQTWITGAESGKFVHKLRAEFDAVLIGAGTVRSDNPQLNVRHVDGKDPVKIVIDGKLSSDPEAKTFEAGTTWIFHNPSSEGSKSNWLQKANVRLFECEEDNHRRISIKDVLRQLGNEGINSLLVEGGQNIFSQFVSQQLFDEIIILQAPVFFKSGTSSIQLKNDFELSIYESGILGEDNYLILRKKV, encoded by the coding sequence ATGGACAAGTATAACCAATATATTCAACGCTGTTTTGAATTGGCAAAAAATGGCCGTAGTAAAGTCAGCCCAAATCCTTTAGTAGGGGCGGTGATTGTTAAAGATGGAAGAATTATTTCAGAAGGCTTTCACGCTCATTTTGGTGGTCTCCATGCTGAGGCGATGGCCATTAAAACAGCTAAAGAATCATTAGTCGGCGCAACTCTCTTTTGCAACCTGGAACCCTGTTGCCATACAAATAAGAAAACCCCGCCCTGTTTGCCTCTGGTTATAAATTCCGGTATAAAACGAGTAGTTTTATCCAATTCTGATCCGAATCCAAATGTTTCAGGTAAGTCGATAAAACAAATGCGTGATGCAGGAATTGAGGTTGTTGAAAATATTTTGAAAAATGAAGGGCAGGAATTAAACCGATTTTTCTTTAAACATATTCTTGAGAGTAAACCATGGGTAACTTTAAAAATTGCACAAACGCTTAATGGCATGATTAGCAAAAATAAAGGCGCACAAACCTGGATTACCGGAGCAGAATCAGGGAAATTTGTTCATAAATTACGTGCAGAATTTGATGCTGTTTTAATTGGAGCAGGGACCGTAAGATCGGACAATCCTCAGTTAAATGTTCGACATGTTGATGGAAAAGATCCTGTAAAAATTGTTATTGATGGAAAGCTGTCGTCTGATCCTGAAGCAAAAACATTTGAAGCGGGGACAACATGGATTTTTCATAATCCGTCCAGTGAAGGTTCCAAATCAAATTGGTTGCAGAAAGCAAACGTAAGATTGTTTGAATGTGAAGAAGATAACCATAGGAGAATCAGCATAAAAGATGTTTTGAGACAATTGGGAAATGAAGGCATTAATAGTTTGCTGGTCGAAGGTGGTCAAAATATCTTTTCTCAATTTGTATCTCAACAATTATTTGATGAAATAATCATTTTGCAGGCACCTGTTTTTTTCAAATCCGGAACGTCTTCAATCCAACTAAAAAATGATTTTGAGCTAAGCATTTACGAAAGTGGAATACTTGGTGAAGACAATTATCTAATCCTCCGAAAAAAAGTTTAA
- a CDS encoding CoA pyrophosphatase: MKNSANTKNIRKDWAELCSSSDKLYDHIKKVLSNRKQKSFIYKEGPSNPAAVLIPLFFKDNQAHILFTKRTTKVATHKGQISFPGGRKDDTDKDLLFTALRETDEEVGIKNNDIDVLGQTDVFLTNTDFLVSPFVGYYPYPYNYSISIDEIDRLIEVPLLHLLNDDIFRVQKISRHGYDWNIHYYNYNGDVIWGVTGFLLSNFLSIVFGVERDNLKEIVSRKEPNNLLKNASDENGQV; this comes from the coding sequence ATGAAGAATTCAGCTAACACAAAAAATATCCGGAAAGATTGGGCTGAATTGTGTTCATCTTCTGATAAGCTTTATGACCATATCAAAAAAGTACTTTCCAACCGCAAGCAAAAATCATTTATTTATAAAGAAGGACCTTCTAACCCGGCTGCAGTATTAATCCCGCTTTTCTTCAAAGACAATCAGGCCCATATTTTATTCACAAAACGCACTACAAAGGTAGCTACGCACAAAGGCCAAATATCATTTCCCGGTGGCCGAAAAGATGATACGGATAAAGACTTACTTTTTACGGCTCTTCGTGAAACAGATGAGGAAGTTGGGATTAAAAACAATGATATTGATGTGCTTGGCCAAACAGATGTTTTTCTTACCAATACGGATTTTCTTGTTTCACCTTTTGTAGGATACTATCCATATCCCTACAACTATAGCATAAGCATAGATGAAATTGATCGTCTTATTGAAGTACCGCTTTTACATCTTTTAAATGATGATATCTTCAGGGTCCAAAAGATTTCCCGCCATGGATATGACTGGAATATCCACTATTATAATTATAACGGGGATGTTATTTGGGGTGTTACAGGTTTTTTGCTTAGTAATTTTCTTTCAATCGTTTTTGGTGTAGAAAGAGACAATTTAAAAGAGATTGTTAGTCGAAAAGAACCAAATAATCTTTTAAAAAATGCCTCTGATGAAAATGGACAAGTATAA